The proteins below come from a single Salinilacihabitans rarus genomic window:
- a CDS encoding DUF7472 family protein, producing the protein MLDREQLIEIGVAVSAVLVMIGAMVAIGTTYSTDGGLSEQGGTVLVGVIAGFILLMTGVGFALAYVLNEPEDAERENAA; encoded by the coding sequence ATGCTCGACCGCGAGCAACTCATCGAAATCGGCGTCGCCGTCTCCGCGGTCTTGGTGATGATCGGCGCGATGGTCGCCATCGGAACGACCTACAGTACCGACGGCGGCCTCTCCGAGCAGGGCGGGACGGTGCTCGTCGGCGTCATCGCCGGTTTCATCCTGCTGATGACGGGCGTCGGGTTCGCGCTGGCGTACGTGCTGAACGAACCGGAGGACGCGGAGCGCGAGAACGCGGCCTGA